The following are encoded in a window of Roseimaritima ulvae genomic DNA:
- a CDS encoding serine/threonine-protein kinase: protein MTDNTSLASNRLKLSDSTKKFVARTLKSDLIELSEMKQVVGSLLAQKCEIDSKAIVKTAVGAGHLTRWQGKQLLAGHFDGFFLGNYKLLKPLGAGGMGVVYLAEHNIMQRRMALKILPVAAMKDKTRVARFQAEARAAAQLDHPNIVRAYDFSEAGGKAFIVMEFVDGMDLHHVVARDGVMSFRAAVEVLLQAADGLAHAHSRGIIHRDIKPSNLMLRQDGVLKISDMGLARIGYQSDGNLTSEGGGVMGTSDFLSPEQALDSHGVDGRADIYALGCTLYYLLTKQPPYPSENLASRIAKHQTAPPADIRDQRPDCPAALAQLAMRMMAKQPADRVPTCNDLITALRRLVTQGILGGDAGLSTLLTSQDTAVEDTSLQATSVSVGDAAISQAVAGTVSSGAVAAANPLDLFDLSSLPEPNCRSFVTLGPASSADGTTPYRPPPSAFNSSAPSGAGSQSGLPTRTANQSVLVGVGLTLAVIAALVSGTATIVGATREEPKQTPKIKVSEDREGRDVIFIGQ from the coding sequence ATGACCGATAACACATCGTTGGCATCGAATCGCTTGAAGTTAAGCGACTCGACCAAGAAATTCGTGGCCCGCACGTTGAAGAGCGACCTGATTGAATTGTCCGAAATGAAGCAGGTCGTCGGTTCGCTGCTGGCGCAAAAGTGCGAGATCGATTCCAAGGCTATCGTTAAGACGGCCGTCGGCGCGGGGCATCTAACGCGTTGGCAAGGCAAGCAATTGTTGGCCGGTCATTTCGACGGCTTCTTCTTGGGCAATTATAAATTGCTCAAGCCGCTGGGGGCCGGCGGGATGGGCGTGGTGTACTTGGCTGAACACAACATCATGCAGCGGCGGATGGCTCTGAAAATCCTGCCTGTCGCCGCCATGAAAGACAAGACCCGTGTGGCGCGGTTCCAAGCCGAAGCGCGGGCCGCGGCCCAGTTGGATCATCCCAACATCGTACGGGCCTACGATTTCAGCGAAGCCGGTGGCAAAGCCTTTATCGTGATGGAGTTTGTCGACGGTATGGATCTGCACCATGTGGTGGCCCGCGACGGCGTGATGTCGTTTCGCGCCGCGGTGGAGGTTCTGCTGCAAGCCGCCGATGGTTTGGCGCACGCCCACAGCCGCGGCATCATCCACCGCGACATCAAACCGTCGAACCTGATGCTCCGGCAGGATGGCGTGCTGAAGATCAGCGACATGGGGTTAGCCCGCATCGGCTATCAGTCCGACGGCAACCTCACCTCCGAAGGCGGCGGCGTGATGGGCACCTCGGACTTTCTGTCGCCCGAGCAGGCGCTCGATAGCCACGGCGTCGATGGCCGCGCCGACATCTATGCGTTGGGCTGCACGCTGTACTATTTGTTGACCAAACAACCGCCTTATCCCAGCGAGAACCTGGCATCGCGGATTGCCAAACATCAAACCGCACCGCCGGCCGATATCCGCGATCAGCGACCGGATTGTCCCGCCGCCCTTGCCCAGCTGGCCATGCGGATGATGGCCAAACAGCCTGCCGATCGAGTGCCGACCTGCAACGATCTGATCACCGCCCTGCGGCGACTGGTGACGCAAGGAATCCTGGGCGGCGATGCCGGGCTCAGCACGCTGTTGACCAGTCAGGACACGGCCGTCGAGGACACCAGTTTGCAAGCCACCAGCGTGTCGGTCGGCGATGCAGCCATCTCGCAGGCTGTGGCGGGGACGGTTTCCAGCGGGGCGGTGGCGGCCGCCAATCCGCTGGACCTGTTTGATTTGTCCAGTTTGCCGGAGCCGAATTGCCGCTCGTTCGTGACCTTGGGGCCCGCATCGTCGGCCGATGGCACGACGCCCTATCGCCCGCCTCCGTCGGCTTTTAATTCCTCGGCCCCCAGCGGCGCAGGCAGTCAAAGCGGTCTGCCGACACGCACTGCCAATCAATCCGTGTTGGTGGGCGTGGGCTTGACCTTGGCGGTCATCGCGGCCTTGGTGTCCGGCACGGCCACCATCGTCGGGGCCACGCGTGAAGAGCCCAAGCAGACCCCCAAGATCAAGGTCTCTGAAGACCGGGAAGGCCGTGATGTCATCTTTATTGGCCAATAA
- a CDS encoding class II aldolase/adducin family protein, protein MTQARNLVHPRDEIMRTMDRIYRYRMTTTSGGNLSIRDEAGNIWISPARVDKGNLTRADIVCVRADGSSEGLHPPSSEFPFHKAIYQARPDIRAIVHAHPAALVAFSICRQTPNTRLFHQAHSVCGQIGFAPYACPGSEQLGSHIADTFREGCDSVILENHGVVVGGDSLAHAFQRFEAFEFAGKTLINALQLGPVRYLDDEQLRQAAERSVDFESFTPDTASAEERELRRQLRDFVRRGCRQRLLISTEGSFSARLDEDSFLITPTQRDREQLEVEDFVLVSGQRREAHKLASRAAKAHQAIYRQHPGVQAIVFAHPVNATAFSVTDSTFDVRTIPESYVFLRDVQRVAYGTQFRDDGQIANYVSESSPGAMLENDGVIVTGKSVLDAFDRLEVLESTAEAIINARTIGDISAMSDAVIDELCTAFNLKD, encoded by the coding sequence ATGACGCAGGCTCGAAATCTGGTTCATCCGCGTGACGAAATCATGCGGACGATGGATCGTATCTACCGTTACCGGATGACCACGACGTCGGGCGGCAATTTGTCGATCCGCGACGAAGCGGGCAATATTTGGATCTCGCCGGCCCGAGTCGACAAGGGGAATTTGACCCGCGCCGATATCGTCTGTGTACGGGCCGATGGTAGCAGCGAAGGCTTGCATCCGCCCTCTTCGGAGTTTCCCTTTCACAAGGCCATCTATCAGGCGCGGCCGGATATTCGGGCCATCGTGCATGCCCATCCGGCGGCTTTGGTGGCCTTTAGTATCTGCCGGCAAACGCCCAACACGCGGTTGTTCCATCAAGCCCATTCGGTGTGCGGGCAAATCGGTTTTGCGCCCTATGCTTGCCCCGGCAGCGAACAATTGGGCAGCCACATCGCCGACACCTTTCGCGAGGGCTGCGACAGTGTGATTTTGGAGAATCATGGCGTGGTGGTTGGCGGCGACAGCTTGGCGCACGCCTTCCAACGCTTCGAGGCCTTTGAGTTCGCCGGCAAAACGTTGATCAATGCCTTGCAGTTGGGGCCGGTGCGTTATCTGGACGACGAGCAACTGCGACAGGCGGCCGAGCGAAGCGTGGATTTTGAATCGTTTACGCCCGATACGGCGTCGGCCGAAGAACGTGAATTGCGGCGACAGTTGCGAGACTTTGTGCGTCGCGGTTGTCGCCAGCGGTTGTTGATCAGTACCGAAGGCAGTTTCTCGGCGCGGCTGGATGAAGATTCGTTTTTGATCACGCCCACGCAGCGGGATCGCGAACAATTGGAAGTCGAGGACTTTGTGTTGGTCAGCGGCCAGCGCCGCGAGGCTCACAAGCTGGCCAGTCGCGCCGCCAAGGCGCATCAGGCGATCTACCGCCAACATCCCGGCGTGCAAGCCATCGTGTTTGCGCATCCGGTCAACGCCACGGCCTTCAGTGTTACCGATTCCACCTTCGATGTGCGGACGATCCCGGAAAGTTATGTGTTTTTGCGGGACGTGCAACGCGTTGCCTACGGGACACAATTCCGCGACGACGGACAAATCGCCAATTACGTTTCCGAATCGTCGCCGGGAGCGATGCTGGAGAACGACGGCGTGATCGTGACCGGCAAAAGTGTGTTGGACGCCTTCGATCGCTTGGAGGTGTTGGAGTCGACCGCGGAAGCGATCATCAACGCTCGCACCATCGGAGACATTTCGGCGATGTCCGATGCGGTGATCGACGAACTGTGCACGGCCTTCAACTTGAAGGACTAG
- a CDS encoding GMC family oxidoreductase, which yields MNPTDFIVVGAGSAGCVVARGLAERGFHVRLLEAGPPAANPASDRPAYYPRLFGSALDWGFHSQRQVALAGRRLPQPRGRGPGGSTLLNAMIWMPPTAADREALATAGGAAWQPAVFDQAVQAIEAWVRPENPRWLGEGSRQFLTLADTALEAFPHRRMNQLGRRRTAADVLAESPAASRVCRQVALVDRLEIQAQRVVGVRLHDAAAGTQGTKWLTAKRGVILAAGTFQSPAILMRSGIGPAAELRRCGIEVRRDVAAVGAGLTDHLVMPVVYSTPALVPFRLPRALRDVARWQTMGSGPLTSNLAEVGGFASVTVASRDTPATVQFHVTPTDYLRYPADGSTAAMTLAVTDSQPRSRGRVGIDSSDAAAPPRIDPGYLTDDSDLDVLVAGVRLARSLAARLPAVSGGGQETLPGRRRDEDQGIAKAVRRFAQTLYHPVGTCALGQATQSVVDPELRLRGVEGCWVVDASVLPMLPIANPNATVMALAYHFSRGWPLENASS from the coding sequence TTGAATCCCACGGACTTTATCGTCGTCGGCGCGGGCTCGGCGGGCTGTGTGGTGGCTCGCGGGTTGGCCGAGCGGGGCTTTCACGTGCGATTGCTGGAGGCCGGACCGCCGGCGGCGAACCCGGCCAGCGATCGCCCGGCTTATTATCCGCGTCTGTTCGGCTCCGCCCTCGATTGGGGGTTCCACAGCCAGCGGCAAGTTGCCCTGGCCGGCCGCCGTCTGCCTCAGCCCCGCGGCCGTGGGCCCGGCGGCAGTACTTTGCTGAACGCGATGATCTGGATGCCGCCCACGGCGGCGGATCGCGAGGCTCTGGCAACTGCGGGCGGCGCGGCGTGGCAGCCCGCAGTGTTTGACCAAGCCGTGCAGGCGATCGAAGCCTGGGTGCGTCCCGAAAACCCGCGCTGGCTGGGCGAGGGCAGTCGGCAGTTTTTAACGCTCGCCGACACGGCGTTGGAGGCTTTTCCGCACCGCCGTATGAACCAGCTGGGACGCCGCCGCACGGCCGCCGATGTGTTGGCGGAGTCGCCGGCGGCGAGTCGCGTCTGCCGCCAGGTGGCCCTGGTCGATCGGCTGGAGATCCAAGCCCAGCGAGTCGTCGGCGTACGACTGCACGACGCCGCAGCGGGGACTCAGGGGACTAAATGGCTCACGGCCAAACGCGGCGTGATCCTGGCGGCCGGGACGTTTCAGTCGCCCGCGATCCTGATGCGCAGCGGCATCGGGCCGGCGGCGGAACTGCGGCGATGCGGCATCGAGGTGCGGCGAGATGTGGCGGCCGTGGGCGCTGGCTTGACCGATCATCTGGTGATGCCGGTGGTGTATTCGACGCCTGCCCTGGTGCCCTTTCGGTTGCCCCGTGCGCTCCGCGATGTGGCGCGTTGGCAGACCATGGGCAGCGGGCCGCTGACGTCCAATCTGGCCGAGGTCGGCGGCTTTGCGTCTGTGACGGTCGCTTCCCGCGACACGCCGGCGACCGTGCAGTTCCACGTCACACCGACGGACTATCTGCGCTATCCGGCTGATGGTTCCACCGCCGCGATGACGCTGGCCGTTACCGATTCCCAACCTCGATCGCGCGGTCGCGTGGGGATCGACAGCTCCGATGCCGCCGCGCCGCCGCGGATCGACCCCGGCTACCTAACCGACGACAGCGACCTGGACGTCTTGGTCGCCGGCGTACGGTTGGCGCGCTCGCTGGCCGCTCGGTTGCCGGCGGTAAGTGGCGGCGGTCAAGAAACCCTGCCCGGTCGTCGTCGCGACGAGGACCAAGGAATCGCCAAAGCGGTGCGGCGTTTCGCGCAGACGCTGTATCATCCGGTGGGCACCTGTGCGCTGGGACAAGCGACGCAGAGTGTGGTGGATCCCGAACTGCGGTTGCGGGGCGTGGAGGGCTGTTGGGTCGTGGATGCCTCGGTTCTGCCGATGCTGCCGATCGCCAACCCCAATGCCACGGTGATGGCGCTGGCGTACCATTTCAGCCGTGGCTGGCCGCTGGAAAACGCTTCTTCATAA
- a CDS encoding FHA domain-containing protein, translated as MPRTEPVMPRPQQLEARLALSSGSRAGMVVNLHAGFYLIGRNAECQVRPKSRSVSRRHCLVRHQEGKLHVLDLGSTSGTRLNGERMQPRLWYPLADGDELRCGKIAFAVAAKAVDAPADGAVAAADVPARGDSQAAWQAEDIADWMTDFDELEQAERIQSIRTQTVTEQSERDAESANDTDAAPDHDVAGSSAHGGAAGERTRKRAPAPAKSRSPSTGRWRMPVWSGNWSLAGEGERWKTVLASVLLVAAVVWLLVSLFYLGDDNIYQQVKTLET; from the coding sequence ATGCCACGCACCGAACCCGTTATGCCTCGGCCGCAGCAGTTGGAAGCCCGCTTGGCACTGTCGTCGGGCAGCCGAGCCGGGATGGTGGTGAATCTTCACGCGGGGTTCTATCTGATCGGCCGCAACGCCGAGTGCCAAGTCCGTCCCAAAAGTCGCTCGGTCAGTCGACGCCATTGCCTGGTGCGGCATCAGGAGGGAAAGCTGCACGTGTTGGATTTGGGCAGTACCAGCGGGACGCGTCTGAACGGCGAACGGATGCAGCCGCGATTGTGGTACCCGCTGGCCGATGGCGACGAATTGCGATGCGGCAAAATCGCTTTCGCCGTAGCAGCCAAAGCGGTGGACGCACCCGCCGACGGCGCGGTCGCCGCCGCAGACGTCCCCGCGCGCGGGGACTCTCAGGCCGCCTGGCAAGCCGAGGACATTGCCGACTGGATGACCGACTTTGACGAACTGGAGCAGGCCGAACGGATTCAATCGATTCGGACGCAAACAGTCACCGAGCAGAGCGAGCGGGACGCCGAGTCGGCCAACGACACCGACGCGGCGCCCGATCACGATGTGGCGGGTTCGTCAGCCCACGGCGGGGCGGCCGGCGAGCGAACTCGCAAACGCGCCCCGGCACCTGCCAAGAGCCGGTCCCCGTCGACGGGCCGTTGGCGAATGCCCGTCTGGAGCGGCAACTGGAGTCTGGCGGGCGAGGGCGAGCGATGGAAGACGGTGTTGGCCAGCGTGCTGCTGGTCGCGGCCGTGGTCTGGCTGCTGGTGTCGCTGTTTTATTTGGGCGACGACAATATCTATCAGCAGGTCAAAACCTTGGAGACCTAG
- a CDS encoding amino acid aminotransferase — MFETVSTAPPDAILGLSEAFQQDPNPHKINLSVGVYKDAEGKTPVLRCVKAAEQRIVDNEPTKSYLGIDGLPEYRQHVAGLLFGDTIDAERLAVVQTPGGTGGVRVAADFVGSQFAGAKVWISNPTWANHPAIFQSAGVATETYRYLNADRTGLDFEGLATDLTNGPAAGDAVLLHACCHNPTGVDPTAEQWDQVGAILQQRKLLPIIDFAYQGFGNGLQQDAAGLHTVLRHCPEALVCSSFSKNFGLYSERVGALTLVAAEADAATASLSQLKRLVRANYSNPPRHGAAIVATVLGDAELTSQWHDELAQMRQRIATMRQQFVERMRATGVDRDFQFLLNQNGMFSFSGLNPMQVDELRSQHSVYIVGSGRINVAGMTEDNLPRLCDAIAAVL; from the coding sequence ATGTTTGAAACGGTTTCCACGGCTCCGCCAGATGCCATTTTGGGTCTCAGCGAAGCGTTCCAACAGGACCCCAATCCGCACAAAATCAACCTCAGCGTAGGGGTCTACAAAGACGCTGAAGGGAAGACGCCCGTGTTGCGGTGCGTCAAAGCGGCGGAACAGCGGATCGTGGACAACGAACCGACCAAATCTTATCTGGGCATCGACGGACTGCCCGAATACCGCCAACACGTCGCCGGGTTGCTGTTCGGCGATACCATCGACGCCGAGCGGTTGGCGGTGGTGCAAACCCCCGGGGGAACCGGCGGCGTTCGCGTGGCCGCGGACTTTGTGGGTTCGCAGTTCGCCGGTGCCAAGGTTTGGATTTCCAACCCCACCTGGGCCAACCACCCGGCCATCTTCCAGTCCGCCGGCGTGGCCACGGAAACCTATCGCTATCTGAACGCCGATCGCACGGGACTGGATTTCGAAGGCTTGGCCACCGACCTGACCAATGGCCCGGCCGCCGGCGACGCGGTACTGCTGCACGCCTGCTGCCATAACCCCACGGGCGTGGATCCCACGGCCGAGCAGTGGGACCAGGTCGGCGCCATTTTGCAGCAGCGCAAGCTGCTGCCGATCATCGACTTTGCCTACCAAGGCTTCGGCAACGGACTGCAGCAAGACGCGGCCGGCCTGCATACGGTGCTGCGGCACTGCCCCGAAGCCCTGGTGTGCAGCTCGTTCTCGAAGAATTTTGGGCTCTACAGCGAACGCGTGGGCGCGTTGACATTGGTCGCCGCCGAAGCCGATGCGGCCACCGCTTCGCTCAGTCAGCTGAAACGGCTGGTGCGGGCCAACTACAGCAACCCACCCCGTCACGGCGCCGCCATCGTGGCCACCGTGCTGGGCGATGCGGAACTGACCAGCCAGTGGCACGACGAACTGGCTCAAATGCGGCAACGCATCGCGACCATGCGGCAACAGTTTGTCGAACGCATGCGAGCGACCGGCGTAGACCGCGACTTCCAGTTTCTGCTAAACCAAAACGGCATGTTTTCGTTCAGTGGCCTGAACCCGATGCAAGTCGACGAACTGCGCAGCCAACACAGCGTGTACATCGTCGGCAGCGGTCGCATCAACGTGGCCGGCATGACCGAAGACAACCTGCCGCGACTGTGCGACGCGATTGCGGCGGTG
- a CDS encoding aldehyde dehydrogenase family protein, producing MSTVASKPLLPEVAAFLQRGTLGSFFGGQEVFSQQGNTIATLDPGSGETLAEVAELNSDEVNRAVDVADEAFRKSGWATMPVNERAALLHRLADAVEKNKEVIGQLEALDAGKVEAQAQGDVQNFVDTLRYFTDMAQHMSPRTTLAVRGHEAWTVRKPWGACAFIFPWNFPFLLIGWGITPALAAGNTVVIKPAEDTPLSAIFLAQLAKEVGIPDGVINVVTGRGEVTGAAFTANPKIKRMSFTGSPEVGRLVAQACGQNLVPVKLELGGKGAAVVFDDVDVPETAAKLAAAITFHSGQVCCDATRWLVHKNIYDEFVNQCVDRLKQVQVGYQLDGATQMGPVVNAKQRERVLGYLQRGQEEGAECVLAGGPAEVEGYQGHYVKPALLAGSLDNVAAREEIFGPVAYLAPFDDESQAIEMANQTDYGLANSVWTADLGRAARVAESMVAGNSWINAHNVFAHGVPYGGVNKSGMGGGVLSVETLLDYYRSTSVVRPLG from the coding sequence ATGAGCACTGTCGCATCCAAACCCCTGCTTCCCGAAGTGGCCGCTTTTCTGCAACGCGGCACCCTGGGCAGCTTTTTCGGGGGCCAAGAAGTGTTTTCGCAGCAGGGCAATACGATTGCCACCCTGGACCCCGGCTCGGGCGAAACCCTGGCCGAAGTCGCCGAGTTAAATTCGGACGAAGTGAATCGCGCCGTGGACGTGGCCGATGAAGCCTTCCGCAAATCCGGCTGGGCCACGATGCCGGTCAACGAACGCGCCGCGCTGCTGCACCGGTTGGCCGACGCGGTCGAAAAAAATAAAGAGGTCATCGGGCAATTGGAGGCGTTGGACGCCGGCAAGGTGGAGGCCCAGGCCCAAGGCGACGTGCAGAACTTCGTCGACACGCTGCGATACTTTACCGATATGGCACAGCACATGAGCCCGCGGACCACGCTGGCCGTGCGCGGGCACGAAGCCTGGACGGTACGTAAACCGTGGGGCGCCTGCGCGTTTATCTTTCCCTGGAACTTCCCCTTCCTGCTGATCGGCTGGGGCATCACTCCGGCGCTGGCCGCGGGCAACACGGTGGTCATCAAGCCCGCCGAAGACACGCCCCTGTCGGCGATCTTCTTGGCGCAGCTGGCCAAGGAAGTGGGCATTCCCGATGGCGTGATCAACGTGGTCACCGGCCGCGGTGAAGTCACCGGTGCGGCCTTTACGGCCAATCCTAAAATCAAACGCATGTCCTTCACCGGTTCGCCCGAAGTTGGTCGCCTAGTCGCGCAGGCTTGCGGACAAAACTTGGTGCCCGTCAAGCTGGAACTGGGCGGCAAGGGCGCGGCCGTGGTGTTCGACGATGTCGACGTGCCCGAGACCGCCGCCAAACTGGCCGCCGCCATTACCTTCCATTCCGGGCAGGTGTGCTGCGATGCCACGCGTTGGCTGGTGCACAAGAACATCTACGACGAATTCGTCAATCAATGCGTCGATCGCTTGAAACAGGTGCAGGTGGGCTACCAGTTGGATGGGGCCACGCAAATGGGGCCGGTGGTCAATGCCAAGCAGCGCGAGCGTGTGCTGGGCTATTTGCAACGCGGACAAGAAGAAGGCGCGGAGTGTGTGTTGGCCGGCGGCCCGGCAGAGGTCGAAGGCTATCAAGGGCACTACGTCAAACCCGCGCTGCTGGCCGGTTCGCTGGACAACGTGGCGGCCCGCGAAGAAATCTTTGGCCCGGTCGCCTATCTGGCACCTTTCGACGATGAATCCCAGGCCATCGAGATGGCCAATCAGACCGATTATGGATTAGCCAACAGCGTCTGGACCGCCGACCTTGGCCGAGCCGCGCGGGTGGCGGAGTCGATGGTGGCGGGCAACAGCTGGATCAACGCGCACAACGTATTTGCTCATGGCGTGCCCTATGGCGGCGTCAACAAAAGCGGCATGGGCGGCGGCGTGTTGTCGGTTGAAACCCTGCTGGATTACTACCGCAGCACGTCGGTTGTGCGGCCGTTGGGTTAG